The Ananas comosus cultivar F153 linkage group 7, ASM154086v1, whole genome shotgun sequence genome has a window encoding:
- the LOC109712309 gene encoding cytochrome c oxidase subunit 6a, mitochondrial-like, protein MAAPMARSGLRSLIDAAKKTTSSPSTKRAFSSSARHDDAYEAAKWEKIAYAGIVTCTILSIYNLSKGHPHHPDPPAYPYLHIRNKEFPWGPDGLFEVKHAEH, encoded by the exons ATGGCGGCGCCCATGGCGAGATCCGGTCTCCGATCGCTGATCGATGCGGCGAAGAAGACGACCTCCTCCCCCTCCACCAAGAgggccttctcctcctccgctcgCCACGACGACGCTT ACGAGGCTgcgaaatgggagaagatcgcGTACGCGGGGATCGTGACCTGCACCATCCTCTCCATTTACAACTTGTCCAAGGGCCACCCTCATCATCCCGATCCCCCG GCGTACCCGTATCTGCACATCAGGAACAAGGAATTCCCCTGGG GACCTGATGGCCTTTTCGAGGTGAAGCACGCCGAGCATTAG
- the LOC109712360 gene encoding EPIDERMAL PATTERNING FACTOR-like protein 2, translated as MSHLLSLLLLVLLLSSTQDAHSLQGGEEKTGSLRALIGSRPPRCEGRCMSCGRCEAVQMPVIPQEKRADGKDDFYKVVSFKDDGSNYKPLGWKCKCGDIIFNP; from the exons ATGAGTCATCTCCTTAGCCTTCTCTTGTTAGTACTACTATTAAGCTCCACCCAAGATGCACACTCACTTCAAG GTGGAGAAGAGAAAACGGGGAGCTTGAGAGCTTTGATAGGATCGAGACCGCCGAGATGTGAGGGAAGATGCATGTCGTGCGGGCGTTGCGAGGCGGTGCAAATGCCGGTGATTCCTCAAGAGAAGAGAGCAGATGGTAAGGATGATTTCTACAAAGTTGTCTCTTTTAAGGATGATGGATCCAACTACAAACCCCTGGGCTGGAAATGCAAGTGTGGGGACATTATCTTTAATCCATGA
- the LOC109712476 gene encoding high mobility group nucleosome-binding domain-containing protein 5-like, whose amino-acid sequence MLKQSPSRIQRTKMLKVKHVLQVFLLSAVCAWLVFQLNHSYYKKQEFGTNNGEISNEELAKLGRKGLLFDEKFGSLDEAVDENEEELELEYEFRDGETREEEDDEQEMERGDEGDEQEEDKDSRDRKEDPHLEHKDTRGKEVEDGGDEEDEKQLTILAKYDERDGNNDPNVKAEEIPIANQTVEGSARDKEELAVGVNNTKGSVHGNEQVPVNSIVADTTAKIFAKQNYSGSFESTQENATSIKSGVHDELESPSLDKPNEKSNTTLSQDGSENQSALATNNNGDATPTVEDDRTDRPTLPAVENEVKNVKDKSAE is encoded by the coding sequence ATGTTGAAGCAATCACCTAGCAGGATCCAAAGGACCAAGATGCTCAAGGTGAAGCATGTTCTTCAAGTGTTCCTACTATCCGCGGTTTGCGCATGGCTTGTTTTCCAATTGAACCACTCTTACTACAAGAAACAAGAGTTCGGCACGAACAATGGAGAGATCTCGAATGAGGAGTTGGCAAAATTGGGCAGGAAGGGCCTCTTATTCGACGAAAAATTCGGTAGTTTAGATGAGGCTGTCGACGAGAACGAGGAGGAACTTGAGCTCGAATATGAATTCCGTGATGGAGAGAcgagggaagaagaagacgacgagcAGGAGATGGAGAGAGGAGATGAGGGGGACGAACAAGAGGAGGATAAAGATAGTCGAGACCGCAAAGAGGATCCTCATTTGGAGCACAAAGATACCCGCGGTAAAGAAGTTGAAGACGGCGGCGACGAGGAAGATGAGAAGCAGCTAACTATATTGGCGAAGTATGACGAGCGCGATGGAAATAATGATCCAAATGTTAAGGCTGAAGAGATTCCGATTGCGAATCAAACTGTCGAGGGCTCTGCTCGTGATAAGGAAGAATTAGCTGTCGGTGTGAACAATACCAAGGGATCGGTTCATGGCAATGAACAAGTGCCTGTTAACTCTATAGTAGCTGATACTACAGCCAAAATTTTTGCTAAACAAAATTATAGTGGTAGTTTTGAGTCGACGCAGGAAAATGCAACTTCCATCAAGAGTGGAGTTCATGATGAATTGGAGAGTCCCAGCTTGGACAAGCCAAATGAGAAATCGAACACAACTCTTTCGCAAGATGGTTCAGAAAATCAGTCCGCTTTAGCTACAAACAACAACGGAGATGCAACCCCTACGGTCGAAGATGATCGCACGGATCGGCCGACGTTACCTGCCGTCGAAAATGAAGTGAAGAATGTCAAAGACAAATCCGCAGAATGA